In Ischnura elegans chromosome 3, ioIscEleg1.1, whole genome shotgun sequence, the sequence GTACCTCCCTCTTTCCAACATGTGTGAagtgaaaggaataaaaatattaatatttcttttcaggCAATGTTAGTCGAGCCAATTTGGCTAATAATCTTATctctgatgaaaaaataattgaatcttCAAAGAAATTAATGGCAATGCCTGTGCGAGCACCTCCTCTAGTACCTTGTGTTGTTGGACATGTCGCATATTCCAAAGCCTCTTTGTTTCTCAATGCTAGTGTTGTAAGTGGTGACTCTCCACCGAGGAGAATTAAGTCATTTCGGAAAGATAGTGAGTACAATTCTCCTTTGAACTGCCCTTAATCAGATTTTGCATATAAATATTGGAAACATGTTTGTTTGATGTTCtcttggtttcatttttttcagaccCCCTTTCTGAGTTGAAACCTTACATATTGTATCTGTCAGAAGAGTTAGATAAGTCAGGTACTAAAAGGTGTAAGCTGTTACCTCTGTTACCTATTTCTAATGTCGGTTTTGGTGTTTATGAACCCAGTGGTTACAAAGTTGCAAATGTTGGTAAGTACTTTTTGGTCcatttggcaaaaataaaattatgttgctCACGAATGAAAATGCTCAGTGCATTCTGTATACTGAAAGAGAGAGCAGAAAATTCATGACACATAGTTTTTTAACACTATTGATTTTCCCTAAAGGATAAAGTTGCTGTAGATTTTTGAAGTATTGTGAAGGTTATGTGATGTAGAAGTACGTACCTATTTTATGCTGAGCTATCCTGGAGGCAGCcagaaaaatttaatgcattacaAAAACACAAACTCACTATTAAATATTAAatctattatattaaattttgatgGAATCAGTCACTCAGAAGTCAGCAAAAGGTAGAACTTAAAGGTAGAATTAACGATTTCTGGATTTTCAATGTTGCATGCATACACAGAACCTAATAAAAACTTATTGTTACTCTGTGTTAATAGTgcagaaatattcaaataaagaaaaattcagaTTGCTGTACAATTCGACCTCTATGAATAAGAATtggcagtttaaaaaaatatttatgtaggtGCTAATTACTGCTTCCTTACCATAATaaagtacatatatgtatgtagttaCATTAGTGTCCTTCCTGCACAGGAAAGCTTAGGTGCTGATAAGACTGGACCTAATCAAATTCCCCACCTCTGTTGGTTAAGAACAAATGTGCTTTTGGAGGTAACCAGAAAGAGTAGAAAGATAGACAACTTATGTATTTGGGTTTTGATTGTTAAATATTgtattccaatagggtagtttccttcatcaaagaaaacgaaaggcattgatttcgattcgttacccaccattagtgtattcataatatacaaattatttggttttagaaatatcagtttagacaaatgttaatggtcaattttaacctcatttgaaatagaccagattggcgcccatgcaataccactccacgtgacgtcacagggacctagatgctatatgagtagataggagttttacatcgtctgagattaccaatgcatgcatggggcacagagctcaaggaaatgtctcttaataatcacctattaaaattgcctatggtcggaaagtttcctttgtttgatagggtattaataatccttatttaagccaagtgctacctgttagcagcctgcatcgtagcggcgctcatagcctcgcaccaagttgGCCTCACgcggtggcagctggaaccagaatgacatcacaggggcttttcccggcattcatacttagccgtcgcattttcgcccacttgaaaattttcacttttcatttaatggcaaaatatagatatcgtaatttaaaagcttgaaatacgtactccatgagtaataatattttgatttaggcaattaaaaataataggaaaccaccctatttgtagacataattcattttcattcatatgcAGTTCCTAGTCTCATTTTTTCAGTCCTCCATAGATGAGTAAACTTATGTAATTGCCTTTCTCAATCATCAGCAGCATCTGAAATCATTTTTCAGTAGGTTCCTTTCATCTCACAGCTGCCAACCTTACTGTAAGTACTTGATTCAAGGTGTCAAAAGGtaccaataattattatttcagcaGAAATTTCAGTAACATAATTGCTTCAGTGAACACCTTGTCTAAACTGTTGCATGAAGAATTGTATGTATTTAATTAGGGCTTCAATCGCAAGTATGTTGTTTATcgattatttttgttgatttaagttttgtggaaaattttccataaagGCTCTCTCTTTCTAGAAAGTggtggcaattaaaaataaataattaacatagAAATCTACAAAActtttcaaaatacatatatgtaaagatacaaacaaaattttgtcacacttaatttaataaattgaaaacaaatgctTGTAAAAAACTAGAACTATCTGCAATAGCAGTAAAATATATCCGAAGCCTTATAAATCCAAAAAGCAGCAGTAAAGCATAAAATCCTGGTCTGATCTGTTCAGAAGCttgattaatgaaaaatgtttttttttaattccttatgtgtgtgtgtgtgatcaTAGATGGTTGaactggagaaaaattatgttggAATGGTTGTTTCTTCTTtaggaaaagatatttttatatcaGGTGGACAGAATTTCATTGGACATGGCAATTGCATAATGTCAATATGGAGATTCAAGACTTTGGGTCGCCTTGGTGAAGGAACTTGGTGCCAGGAGGGAACACTTCTAGGTCCACGCCGACACCACACAGTCCTTACTCTTGGAGACAGCATGTACTTGATTGGTGGTTTTGGGAAACACAGAGTCCTCCTTGATTCCATGGAAAAGTACAGCATTCCAACAGGTTGGTACACATTACATTCCAATGGTGCAGTGATGGTGGCGATCGAAGAAAACTGTGTTATTTTTTCAGCTCAGTATTTATTTGATGAATTCAATCTTGCACTGCATATtaactttgtttatttttattctgtaaaTTAATTTCCCTTTTTGGTCTAGGTGAATGGCATAAATGCAGTTCAATGCCAGAGGCTTTGTATTCAGCTGCTGCGTGTGTTTTCGAAGGAAACATTTATGTTGTTGGTTCTCAAGTTTATTGTTATCACACCTTGTCTGACTCTTGGGTAACGATACGGGAATTGAAACTCCCAAAGCACGTGGGTTTTTCATCAGCAATGGCCTATAAGGAATGGATATACTTAACTGGTATAgtattcagaatattttttacagtatatatatatgtatagtatAGTCAAAGCCTTATTATCTCACAATCTAAGTTATAAATTTCAATTGGAATACTGGTGAATATTTAACTAAGAGACTTTTCTTGGAAAGAACAGCAATTGGAATTGATTGAAAGAAATTGTAAGGGTGGTTAAATCTGGTACATATACTCACCGTGCCTCTCATCtagttttgttttcaaaatttaggcTCAGGTTTctctttttgcttgctttgtctGTCCTTGTATCTATGACGTGCATCTGTTTGTTGTATGTCTTCCCAGTACATACATAGTGAAGAATTATCCCTTGCCATTATTTTAGtgtaatttttaagtgaaaatactCATTTTTGGCTCATAGTTCCCTTGCAAGGAAATGCACTGCATTTTAATTTCTGTTGTAATGACCCATTTctcaacaaaatttatttattctttatatatGTAGAGTGTCTTCCAGGGCCATTGCAAATATGAATTGTCTAAAGTATTGGGGCTACAATAGGGAAccccaaaaaataattatgtgtgTGGCCGTGGTAGGCTCGTTTGGGTAAAATGACTCCAATCCCATTACCACGATGAATTCTTTCCTTTCCAAAACTTTTATGACTATCGCCATAGTATCTTCATATTTTTAGTACATATaaacccagatagcacaaagtaagagagttaaccgtttattatggttttcttacgaaaaaaattgataagcagcttatgtaagctaaggggcttatataaggcaagggtaagatgttagggaagaataggtaaggaatgtcatcaaatatcctcaggcaacgtaAGTTGCTTCTGTTCGAGcaccaaaggcggctgaacagcgtactgcACATGCTACGCGGTTCATCCCCACATGGTTTTAAAGGCTGCCGGTGAAATTGAGTGAGTCTTTataagggcttaacaactgataacagattttcccgtaaatagaaaaaaattgataactgcaagcgaccggctagtgaagatataaagtataacacaattactttatccttgcggcggaaagaaaaagaACTTCAGGGAGAACCGAACGCACGACCTCCATTTCCGATGTTCTTCTCtttaaccactacaccacggcagctGATGAAAGAGAATGGTGTATTTACCAGTTTAAAGTttaattatgtagaaaaacttgtctagtatgtgcatgaaaaactgaaattagtCAAGGTCtacacaatttaacatttatgaattttaatttatggcttgATCACCCGATGGctacaatatgtatattagatattccttccggcatttttatattattctacgttgctattcttgtgaaattgtgtgtttttcttacgaccatCATTTtgccatcagttcataaatgtgaatgattttcaaattatggcggtatgatgttatttctcctcataatatagaagcaccaagaataaaaacattattcttatacataaagGCCTTAATAAACACTCTGAAAcaatgggataataacagcatctacggaagtgctgaaagtttggcatccattttgccattactctggatgtttgttggcctggccgtaagaaaccagtaacaagcttacttgagaagcgacttccttatttcttcctttcaccttatctcaatgacttataatgtgctatcTGGGAATGGAGCCTTATGCTTGTATACCATGACTACACACACTTTACAGCATTAATTTTCTAATGTCTTAATATTACATGTTAGGTATGCATACCAATGCCTTAATGAGGTTTTCACCGAGATATGAAGTGGAGCAGAAAAAGCTGAAGGATTCCATGGAAACTGAGTGGTCTCTGGAGAATGTCGGAAATTTCAATAACAAGGCTTTGAACACTTGCATAGTCGGttctaaaatatattcttttggaCTTCCTGGTAagattttttagttattttcaagacttttcatgATGGAGGTATTTGTGTTTCTATGTGCTCTGCAAACAATTAATTCCACTAATTAGAagttattattgattttatttccctgTGTTATACCTTTCATTGCACATCTGAATATTATGGTATTGGAGCTACAGTTTTTTTGTAGATAGATGGTAGAGTCTTAGATTATGGCTTTATCATGTGAGGTTTCTCATTACAGTATTTGTATTGATTTTAGTCCATGGTTTATGGTTTTTGCCAAAAGccaatacataatttaaaatgtactgAGCTCAttgtaaacataaaaattgacTTAACACTTTTGGTGTTTAGTTGTCAGCTTATTATGGGTTCTGATAATGGGGAATTGActacagtaaaaaaaacttgaagttaAAATAGTCCATTGAACTGAAAAATGGGCACCTCTTAggttcaaaattaatatttccaaagGTTTCTAATATAGACATGCATTTATAATGCATGTAAATGTATTGATTCAATCACTTGGAAAGGTGCCAAATAATAATTGGTACCAGGTAACTTGCTGCCCTTCTAATCCTTGATTATTAATTAGAAAGAAATAAACCACTGTATTCACTCTGTTTGAAATAAGGTCATGTTTGTTCTTTATCCTTTATGTTTTGTGAGCTCGATATTTGCAAATCAAGATTATTATAAGCACCAATGCTACTTCTATAAAGTATAcatcataacagatatcactctTGCTTCTGCCACAAATTTGTTGCTGTGCTATTACAGAATCCCACGTTCCATAGCCTTCCCACTTCCACTGAGGGGTACACTTATGCATGAATGATACCTCGTTCATGATGAGATACGAGGGGCATAaaaaaagtaaggtctccaaattttcttttcttagttGCTGAGATTTTTTGCCAATGCATATAACATGGTCAGAAACCTTGAACATTCAGCTATTTTTCGATGTAGTCACCCTTGCACTCGATAACTTTCCGCAACCGTGAGACGAACATCTGTACCCCCTCCTTGTACCAGCTTCACGCCTCATCCCGTAGGTAGGTAAGAACTGCTTCTTGAACGTTATCATCGGTCGCAAATTTTCACCCTCCCTGGTCTTCTTTGAAAGGCCAGAAAGAGATGACAGTCACAGGGGACAATGTCTGGACTGCAAGGTGAGTAATCAATCACATTCCatccaaatagggtggtttcctattttttataattgcctaaatcaaaagattgttactcctggagtatgt encodes:
- the LOC124156554 gene encoding kelch-like protein 12 isoform X2, whose amino-acid sequence is MAMFSHDFVEKDKDIIDIKEVDPVAMDIVLSKVYSDDLRITEENSLTLLQTASMFQFTDVEKECMAFIERTLSADTCLRVLQITDRLSLKNLFYKAQCFAFWEFSCVKKSDAFLELSIGYLESYLASDLLRAKNETEVFEAAISWVEHFDSEIEDDRLELLPRILSTVRFASLHAQDLKTFLLYPTISSHSEVASILQYIISIKEAEGNVSRANLANNLISDEKIIESSKKLMAMPVRAPPLVPCVVGHVAYSKASLFLNASVVSGDSPPRRIKSFRKDNPLSELKPYILYLSEELDKSGTKRCKLLPLLPISNVGFGVYEPSGYKVANVGKDIFISGGQNFIGHGNCIMSIWRFKTLGRLGEGTWCQEGTLLGPRRHHTVLTLGDSMYLIGGFGKHRVLLDSMEKYSIPTGEWHKCSSMPEALYSAAACVFEGNIYVVGSQVYCYHTLSDSWVTIRELKLPKHVGFSSAMAYKEWIYLTGMHTNALMRFSPRYEVEQKKLKDSMETEWSLENVGNFNNKALNTCIVGSKIYSFGLPDFDNEDSTDNCPEKVLSVEIYDIDKAKFEVVWTGGPSERMLADGLEIKDFMTQHCAGCFSMIKF